The Candidatus Binatia bacterium sequence AGCCCATCTTTTGCCGCTCGCGCGTCGGGCAGGACGCGGTAAACTTTCCGCGGCTCTAAATCTTCCGCGCCATCGTTTCGGATGCAAATCACAAACTGCTTTTTCTGACGCTTCATTTGCGTAAGCGACGAGTCAGGCGGCCAATTTCACGGCGACTGAGACACCAGCCTTTGCGCACAGGCCCACGAGGTAGTCCAGAGACAGCTTGTCAACCTTGTTGCGCGCGATCTCGGAGATGCGGGGCTGGACCACGCCAAGGCGCTTGGCGGCTTCCGCCTGGGTAATCGCCTCACGGTCCATCCATTTACGGAGCGCTTCGGCCAGCTCGCAACGCAGGAGCATCACAGCGGCCTCATGCGGTGGGAAGCCGAGATCAAGAAACACATTGTTTGAGCCCTTCACTTGCCGTGCTTGTTTTTTCTTCATGACTGCTCTCCGATTAACCTGTAACGCTGCACTGCCAGCTCAATGTCCGCCTGGGATGTCTTTCGGGTCTTCTTCTGAAAAGCGTGCAAGACATAAACTGCTTCCTCGAACTTGGCCACGTACACGACGCGGAACGCCCCGGCGGCATCTCGTATCCGAATCTCGTAGGCTCCAGATCCAACGGTCGGAAGCGGCTTGAAGTCTGCTGGTTCACGCCCGACTTGCACCATGAACAACTCGTATCCGGCTTGTCGACGCGCCAACTCGGGAAAGCCCGCTAAATCACGGTGAGATGTGCCGAGAAAGCGGGTCGGCTTCATCGCGATAACTTATACGACTATTCGTATGTACTTGCAAGTGCCCCACACGCCTAAACGTCCGCGTTGAACGGCGCGAGCAGAGGAGCGCAACGACGCTTGCGAGCGTTCGTTTTCCAAGGCGCGGTTAGACGGCGATTTCATCCCTGCAACGCGTCGCGCCACTGCGTAAGGAACGGTATGAGATTCTCGAACCGAGCTTCATGTGGGGTAAGTATCTCGTGGAGCATATTTGCCACTGGATACGAATCGTTGGTATCGACACCAAGATTTGAAATCACTTCGATCGTTTGCTTGGCTTGAGTTGTGGGTGCGTCGAGAGCCCATTCAGGGTTGTGCTTCCAGTGATTGGCGGCAGCATTTACCAGTTGGGCCATGGATTGGCCTGTCCGATGCTTCGGACCGCGCGCAAGAGCCTCACGCTTGTTACCTTTGAGCTGGCTCCGGCTCACCACTGCGGTAGCGTACGTTTGGCACGCGATGAAGCCAAACCCCGCGAGGTATTCAACCTCATCGAAGATTCCAAAAGCATCCGGATCTGGGCTTGAGCGAGACTCTGCCTGCAACCGGTCGAGACTTGAGTCCACCAAGGCCGCTGCGGCCCTCAGAAAATCAAGATCGAAGTCCACGATCATGATCCGCGTCCGTGTCGTTCCCGTAGCCGTCTAATATCATTATAGCCTTCCAGATCCCAATTTGTCCGCCGGGTGGCGAACTCCTTTACGTGGTAGTTCCGATCGAGAGTCAGCTCACGCCGCCGACATGGCGAGGTTCTGGTAGTGATACGCCTTGGAGACCGCGCCGATGCCCTGGATGATTTTGTTCCAGCTTTCGCCGGCGTCGTCGCTGTAGAAGACTTCTCCGTCGGTCGTGCCCGCGAAGAGCGCAAAGCCGCTGTTCCACACGTCCATCGAGAACGCTTCGACGTTGCCACGGATGTGTTCCGGCAGGCCGTTGTGCAAAACCTCCCAGCTCTTGCCGCCATCCGTGCTCCGCGCGATGCGCGAATCCGCCGTGTGCAGTTTTCTCCATGTGCCCGGGCCGGTCTTGCCGCCGGCGACGAAGAGGAGATTTCGGTTGTGCGGATGAATCAGGAGCGGATCGACGTAGCCGATCCGAAAATCTCTCGGCGTTAAGCTCGTCCAGCTTTCGCCGCCGTCCGCGCTCACGCAAACTCCGGCCGTGACTTCCGGACCGCAGTTGGTGGTGGGCATCACGAGATAAATTTTTCCCGGATCGGAAAGCGCCGTCGCAACGCGATGCGCGTCGGGGTTCAAACCCGCGACGGATTTCCAGCTCTTGCCGCCGTCCTCGCTCTTGAGAAAACCTCCGACTTCGACCGCCGCGTAGATTTTTTCCGGTTGTTTGACGTCGAACGCGAGGCTCTTCACGTGCGCCTGGTGCGGCGGGCCGGGAAACGTCCATCTCTCCACGCCCGGAACCTCACGCAGCCCGGAGAGCTCGGTCCAGTTTTTGCCCAGGTCGTCGCTGTAAAAAAGATGCGCCGGCTGGGTTCCGGCGTAGACGCGCGGCCGTCCGGCAAGTTGTTGGCACGCGAGCGAATAGATTTCTCTTCCGCCCAACCCGCGGTCGCGCCGCTCCCAATTGCGTCCGAGGTCGTCGCTCGCGTAAAGCGCCTCGCCGAAAGTTCCGGCGAACAATGTGCGGCTCGTCGGCTCGAAGAGGAGCGCGCTTATGTGCTCGCCCGCGAGAGATTTCTCCCGCGGCGTCCATGGCCCGTCACTCCGCGCAAAAGAAAAAACTCCATCCACCGTGCCCACGAGAAGTGTATCTTCAGGCGCAGCGCCCACCGTCGTCATCTGGCCGCCCGGCGATAAACAGATTGGCATGGCTCGCTCCTTTCTTTTTTATCCGGGGTTCGATTCCAATCCCTAATTCGTCATTTTTGTGCCGTCAAGCGTACTTCGCCGGGCGCCACGTAGGGTTGATAGAAGTCAGACCCCGAATATTTCCCTGAGCCGGAATATTTCCTTCGTCAGCGGTCGAGGTAGGCCGACTTCCCCGTCGTCAACAGATGGTGCATCGCGGCGATGTTGTCCCCCCCGCGGTCGGCGTTGCGCCAGTCTTTATACTTTGGAAGCTGCAAAGTCTTGGCCGCCTGCTCCTTGCTCATTCCCTTGGCGATCGCATCTTTGACCGCCGTCTGAAGGTCGACTAGAAAATCGATCGCCTCCTGAACGTCCTTCTTCGTGCCGACGTCGCCATGGCCGGGCAGATAAACGTCCACGTCCATCTTCATGATCTTATGCAGCGCGGCAATCCAGCCGTCCACCGAGGGGGTATACATAGGATTGGCCCAGCTCTGCCTGGCGAACGACCCGCCGGTCGCCAGCGCTTTCGCGTGCGGGAAGTAGATAAATGAAGCTCCCGGGTCCTGGGCCGGGCCGAAGTAAACAAGCTGGGCTATCTTCCCGCCAAGCTTGATGTTCATTTGCGTCTCGAAGGTCACGTCCGGCAGGGTCATTTTGATCTCGGCCGGGTTAAAACCGTATCGTTTGAAGGAAGCTCCCCGTCTTGCGAGGTCTTTGTCGAAATATTTTTCTATGTTCCGGGCGGCATCGATCTGGCTTGCAATCATCGCGCCCTGCTCCTTGAAGACCTGGTTCCCCAGGTAGTGATCGCCGTGGGCCTGGGTCACGACGGCCCAGCGAATGGGTTTGTCCGTGATCTTGCGAATTTTTTCAATCAGATCCTTGGCCCCGCGCGGGTGCCAGCGGGTGTCGATCACGAGCACGCCTTCGTCGGTCACCCAAATGATCGAGTTGGATGAGTCATAGTCGAAATGGAAGTAGAGATCAGGAGCGACTTGTTTCATGACCACCGGAGGAACCTTGCTGCCCTCTTCGGCTGCCTGTCCGGGTTGACTCGGAAGTGTCAGGAGCACCAGCGAAACCAAAAAGACCAAATGCCGGTTCTGAAAGATGACCTTATTCATCATGGGGTATCCTCCTTCTCGTAGGTTTCGCCTGCTGACCTGGCTTATTACCAGGGGCCCTTCTATTGCAACCATTTTTGGCTGTCCACTCAACGCAACCCGGAGAAAAAGTAGACACTGATTAAGACGCCGAAGCCGGCCAGGATAAGATTACTATACGTGCCGAGGTTCACCCAATAGCCTTCCGGAGTTTCCACCGGCTTCATCGTCTTGAGGACATTCCGGTACTGGACTGCGGACAAAACCGCCACGACTGCCCCGAGCATAATAAAGGACACCCCGACCCAGAGCGAGGCGTCTCTCTG is a genomic window containing:
- a CDS encoding XRE family transcriptional regulator, producing MKKKQARQVKGSNNVFLDLGFPPHEAAVMLLRCELAEALRKWMDREAITQAEAAKRLGVVQPRISEIARNKVDKLSLDYLVGLCAKAGVSVAVKLAA
- a CDS encoding type II toxin-antitoxin system RelE/ParE family toxin, encoding MKPTRFLGTSHRDLAGFPELARRQAGYELFMVQVGREPADFKPLPTVGSGAYEIRIRDAAGAFRVVYVAKFEEAVYVLHAFQKKTRKTSQADIELAVQRYRLIGEQS
- a CDS encoding glycosyl hydrolase translates to MPICLSPGGQMTTVGAAPEDTLLVGTVDGVFSFARSDGPWTPREKSLAGEHISALLFEPTSRTLFAGTFGEALYASDDLGRNWERRDRGLGGREIYSLACQQLAGRPRVYAGTQPAHLFYSDDLGKNWTELSGLREVPGVERWTFPGPPHQAHVKSLAFDVKQPEKIYAAVEVGGFLKSEDGGKSWKSVAGLNPDAHRVATALSDPGKIYLVMPTTNCGPEVTAGVCVSADGGESWTSLTPRDFRIGYVDPLLIHPHNRNLLFVAGGKTGPGTWRKLHTADSRIARSTDGGKSWEVLHNGLPEHIRGNVEAFSMDVWNSGFALFAGTTDGEVFYSDDAGESWNKIIQGIGAVSKAYHYQNLAMSAA
- a CDS encoding MBL fold metallo-hydrolase — its product is MMNKVIFQNRHLVFLVSLVLLTLPSQPGQAAEEGSKVPPVVMKQVAPDLYFHFDYDSSNSIIWVTDEGVLVIDTRWHPRGAKDLIEKIRKITDKPIRWAVVTQAHGDHYLGNQVFKEQGAMIASQIDAARNIEKYFDKDLARRGASFKRYGFNPAEIKMTLPDVTFETQMNIKLGGKIAQLVYFGPAQDPGASFIYFPHAKALATGGSFARQSWANPMYTPSVDGWIAALHKIMKMDVDVYLPGHGDVGTKKDVQEAIDFLVDLQTAVKDAIAKGMSKEQAAKTLQLPKYKDWRNADRGGDNIAAMHHLLTTGKSAYLDR
- a CDS encoding DUF202 domain-containing protein: MSDLNDPRVFFAAERTLLAWTRTSLALMAFGFVIERFGLFIHIFMPQAERTVQRDASLWVGVSFIMLGAVVAVLSAVQYRNVLKTMKPVETPEGYWVNLGTYSNLILAGFGVLISVYFFSGLR